The following nucleotide sequence is from Schistocerca americana isolate TAMUIC-IGC-003095 unplaced genomic scaffold, iqSchAmer2.1 HiC_scaffold_240, whole genome shotgun sequence.
gccgtgctgtcctcggaagccgtgctgtccacgcaagccttgctgtcctcgcaagccgtgctgtcctcacaagctttgctgtcctcacaagctttgctgtcctcgcaagctttcctgtccttgtaagttgtgctgtcctctcaagttgagctgtcctctcaggttgaggtgtcctctcaggttgagatttcctctcaagttgagctgtacactgaagttgagctgccctctcaagttgagctgccctctcaagttgagctgccctctcaagttgagctgccctctcaagttgagctgccctctgaagctgagcagccctctcaagttgagcagtcctctcaagttttgctgtcctctgaagttgagctgtcctctcaagttgagctgtcctctcaagttcagctgtcctctcaagttgagctgtcctcacaagctgtgatgtccttgcaagctgtgccgtcctcgcaagctgtgccatcctcgcaagctgtgctgtcctcgcaagctgtcctgtcctcgcgagctatgctgtcctcgcaagctgtgctgtcctcgcaagctgtgctgtcctcgcaagctgtgctgtcctcgcaacctgtgctgtccacgcaagctgtgctgtccccgcaacctgtgttgtcctcgcaagctgtgctgtcctcgcaagctgtgctgtgctcgcaagctgtgccgtctttgtaagctgtgccgtcctcgcaagctgtgccgtcctcgcaagctgtgctgtcctcgcaagctgtgctgtcctcgcaagctgtgctgtcctcgcaagctgtgctgtcctcgttagctgtgctgtcctcgcaagctgtgctgtcctcgcaagctgcgctgtcctcgcaagctgtactgtcctcgcaagctgtgctgtcatcgcaagccttgctgtcctcgcaagccgtgctttcctcgccagccgtgctgccttcgcaagctttgctgtcttcacatgttgtgctttcctctcaagtagtgctgtcctctcaagttgggctgtcctctcaagttgagctgtcctctcaagttgagctgcccactcaagttgagctgtcctctcacgttgtgctgtcctctcaggttgggctgtcctctcaatttgagctgtcctctcaagttgagctgtcctctcaagttgagctgacctctcaagttgagctgtcctctctagttgagctgtcctctcaagttgagctgtcctctcaagttgagctgtcctatcatgttgagctgtcctctctagttgagctgtcatctctagttgagctgtcctctcaagttgagctgtcctctcaagttgagctgtcctctcaagttgagctgtcctctcaagttgagctgtcctctcaagttgagctgacctctcaagttgagctgtcctctctagttgagctgtcctctcaagttgagctgtcctctcaagttgagctgtcctatcatgttgagctgtcctctctagttgagctgtcatctctagttgagctgtcctctcaagttcagctgtcctctcaagttgagctgtcctctcaagttgagctgtcctctcaagttgagctgccctcttatgttgagctgtcctccaaagttgagatgtcctctcaagttgagctgtcctctcaagttgagctgtcctcgcaagctgtgctgtcctcgcgagccgtgctgtccttgcgacttttgctgtcctcgcaagctttgctgtcctcgcgagctttgctgtcctcgcgac
It contains:
- the LOC124575388 gene encoding calponin homology domain-containing protein DDB_G0272472-like — translated: MAQLARTAQLARTAQLARTSQLARTAQLERTAQLDRTAQLERTAQLQRTAKLERTAQLERAAQLQRAAQLERAAQLERAAQLERAAQIECTAQLERKSQPERTPQPERTAELERTAQLTRTGKLARTAKLVRTAKLVRTARLARTARLAWTARLPRTARLARTARLARTAQLARTAQLARTEQLARTAQLARTALLERTAQLEKTAQLWRTAQHKRAAQLERAAQLERAAQLERAAQLVRTAELERAAQLARTAQLARTAKVARTAKLARTAKLARTAKVARTARLARTAQLARTAQLERTAQLERTSQLWRTAQHKRAAQLERTAQLERTAQLERTAELERTAQLEMTAQLERTAQHDRTAQLERTAQLERTAQLERTAQLERSAQLERTAQLERTAQLERTAQLERTAQLERTAQLEMTAQLERTAQHDRTAQLERTAQLERTAQLERTAQLERSAQLERTAQLERTAQIERTAQPERTAQRERTAQLEWAAQLERTAQLERTAQLERTALLERKAQHVKTAKLAKAARLARKARLARTARLAMTAQLARTVQLARTAQLARTAQLARTAQLTRTAQLARTAQLARTAQLARTAQLARTAQLARTAQLTKTAQLASTAQLARTAQLARTTQVAGTAQLAWTAQVARTAQLARTAQLARTAQLARTA